A segment of the Oncorhynchus tshawytscha isolate Ot180627B linkage group LG06, Otsh_v2.0, whole genome shotgun sequence genome:
TCCTTATTGTAAATACTGACTGAACTGAatagttgtatttttttaaacctttattttaccaggtaaattgactgagaacacattctcatttacagccaTGACCTGAGGAATACTTATAGGGGAAAGGGGGGATGAatgggccagattgggaatttagccagggcaccagggttaacacccctactcttacggtagtggcatgggatctttagtgaccacagagagtcaggtcacccgtttaatgtcccatctgaaagacggcaaaTTTCTGTTGGATGTTTGATTGTAGACTGATACATTGCAATGCATTGaatttctcttctttttttttaccctatCAGCAACTGCATACTCTAGAAAAGGACCTTGTGTCTGCATGTGACCTCCTGGGTGTCGGTGCTGAGTACGCCAGAGTGGTGGGCTCAGAATATACCAGGTACTGTAACCTTGATGCTATGAACCATTTACTTTTTATGTCCACATTGATTCATCATTGAAACAAGAGCGATGTTATTAAACATGCCCTCCAATAGACTTATTTGACATTTTCCTATAACGATAGACTGAATAGGTGATGTATGCTTTCACAGAGCATTGTTTCTCCTGAGTAAAGGAATGGTAAGTCTCAAATTCTTTGTTATAAAAATGCATGATTTTTAATGGCTGTCTTTTGCATTTAATAAGGGTAAACAGATATCTTGAGTATGTTATgcacttaaagggatacttcaggattttggcaatgaggcccatTATCTAttaccccagagtcagatgaacttgtggatacaatttttatgtctctgcgtccagaatgaaggaagttagaggtagtttcccAATATACCATAGACTTCCTTCCCGTCTTTGCGCTATCACTAGTTGGCAaattccttcaaactgcacacagaaGCATaacaatggtatccacgagttcatctgactctggggagggtctcattgccaaaatcccaaagtatcccttttaaaggatgtaaataaaaaatacttttgCACTGGATAGTCTTTACCATAAGGTGTCTTTTTGTCCTGTGTATCAGCTCCTACTGATGGAGAGGAAGCTGGGGGAGGTGCACCCTCTGCTCACTCTGTGTGGGACCATCGTGGAGAACTGGCAGGGAAACCCCATCCAGAAAGAGTCTCTCAGGGTCTTCTTTCTGGTGCTGCAGGTCACACACTACCTGGACGCTGGACAGGTAAGGAGTCCTCTTGGCCAAGACCAGGGTGCACAACGCTTGTCAAGGGCAGTGAATTAAGGACACCTATGACAACAGGGGCGCACCCCTGTTCAAAAATAAATACTTTCCCTCTAGTTTGTATCGTAATTGTTAAGTAGTTGCATTGATAGTGACCCACCCCTTCCTTACGTTGTGTGCTGCAGGTGAAGAGTGTGAAGCCCTGTCTGAAGCAGCTGCAGCAGTGCATCCAGACTATCTCTACACTCCACGACGATGAGATCCTGCCCAGTAACCCGGCTGACCTCTTCCACTGGCTGCCCAAAGAGCACATGTGTGTTCTCGTCTACCTGGTGAGCCCAATCTCTTCCTCATTCACCTGATGCCTGAGGACTGATTCTGCCCTAGATACTTGTGCagatctgaaaggattggatGACTATATTGTGGTAATATCAACATGTTACATGGTAATAACTAGGGCAGGAATGATCCCAGTATCCCGGTGGTAAACAAAACACAATGTGGATTTAAAGTCTTTACTAATCTTGTAAACAAACATCATCATGTTTTCATCCAgagtaaaatgtatttattttccaagctattgcACACAATATTCTACATACAGCAGGTTCTTAAaggtctgcttcgtgttttcatttttgccatggataAACTTGCAATACTCTTATTGTCACAGCCTTAGTAAtaaccagggttgggtaggttacttactaaatgtaatctgttagttactcattacctgtccaaaattgtagtccgtaacgtaacttttggattacccaaactctaATGTAATCTGAtgccccttaagaggcattagaagaagacaaaaaggatccatcaaacgcatttggtgtgtcatcatagtggtcagactcgctcaggtggaacaaaccttttttcaatgctgaatttgtcattgagaaaacaaagTAATCCATGAGGTAATCatctattttttttacaaaagtatctgttatctgattacaatatttttgctggtaatggaTTAGAAATGATTATAAAAATCAGATTACATAGCTGATTACATATAATCAGATATTCCCCAACCCTGGTAATAACCCTGTTCTCTATATGTTCCAGGTGACTGTCATGCACTCCATGCAAGCAGGGTATTTGGAGAAGGCACAGAAATACACAGACAAAGCACTCATGCAGCTTGAGAAACTAAAAAGTATGTGATTTGAAGCACACTTATCTCACCTCTGTTTAACACTCACTGTTGTCTAAAAGGTATTCTTGACTCCCCTCTATTTCAGTGCTGGACAGCAGTCCCATCCTCTCCACTTTCCAGGTCATTCTGCTGGAGCACATCATCATGTGCCGGCTAGTCACTGGTCACAAGGCCACCGCATTACAAGAGGTAGTATAGAACCAACTATTAACCCATTTTTATTTCTGTTCAACTTTACTCATTCACTCTGAAATGCAACACTGTGTGAAGTTATAGTGGAATGTTAAAAGTTTAATCAAAGTAGCTACAGAACTATATGACCGGCATTTTCATGCCCATGTCATTTATGAGGATGATGACTTTTTCTCCCCATATCCCAGATCTCCCAGGTCTGCCAACTGTGCCAACAGTCCCCCAGGTTATTCACCAATCACGCTGCCCAGCTTCACACTCTACTAGTGAGTATTTTAAACCTTCACCCAGAAGACATACCCTCAATTCACTGCCTTTAATAACAGTTACCATCCCACTTCTGTAGCTGGGACTACTGTATCTCTAAAACACTTAACTTTGTGTATATGCTGTTCCATTTTTCAGGGCCTGTATTGCATATCTGTCAACTGTATGGACAATGCAGAGGCACAGTTCACCGCCGCTTTGCGGGTAAGTGACGTAAGTCGTAACGCTAAGCTTATTATACGGGTTTATGTTTGCATGTGTTTAATATGTTTTACATTGTCACATTTGTGATGGTGAGTAAATCTGTGTGTTTTCTTTCTAGCTAACCACACACCAGGAGCTGTGGGCGTTCATTGTAACAAACCTGGCCAGCGTCTACATCAGGGAAGGAAACAGACACCAGGAGGttggtagacacacacactattcttTTCTACTCTAAATAAATTATTGTCTACTGTATTAACTTTGTTCTTTCTTTTAAAGCTCTACAGTCTCCTTGAGAGGATAAACCCTGATCACAACTTTCCTGTGAGGTGTGTAAGTGTGTATTGCATAACAGAGATTTTAATGGTTACTCAGTCTTGCTCATCAGAGCCAAATACATAATTTTTTAAGGTTACGTGTGCAGCCTGTTGGTGAGAAGGTGTATTGACTTCGAGTTGactgatgtgtgtttgtgttgcagcTCTCACTGTCTCCGCGCTGCAGCCTTCTACATCCGAGGACTCTTGTCCTTTTTTCAAGGACGTTACAACGAGGCCAAGTAAGTCTCCCACAACTATTTTACTGAGAAGTGTCCCATAAGTTCCTCAAACTTTCAGTGGGAATTGGGAAATAATCATTTCGTCATGATATTCTTATTGCAGACGGTTCCTTAGAGAAACTTTGAAGATGTCCAACGCGGAGGACCTGAATAGACTGACGGCTTGCTCACTTGTTCTGCTAGGCCATATATTCTATGTACTGGGAAACCACAGGGTAAG
Coding sequences within it:
- the LOC112244757 gene encoding MAU2 chromatid cohesion factor homolog isoform X1 is translated as MVVVIGKMASNVEAPESWYLALLGFAEHFRTSSPPKIRLCVHCLQAVFQFKPPQRVEARTHLQLGSVLYHHTKNSELARSHLEKAWFISQQIPQFEDVKFEAASLLSELYCQQVPNLVDSAKPLLRKAIQISQQTPYWHCRLLFQLAQLHTLEKDLVSACDLLGVGAEYARVVGSEYTRALFLLSKGMLLLMERKLGEVHPLLTLCGTIVENWQGNPIQKESLRVFFLVLQVTHYLDAGQVKSVKPCLKQLQQCIQTISTLHDDEILPSNPADLFHWLPKEHMCVLVYLVTVMHSMQAGYLEKAQKYTDKALMQLEKLKMLDSSPILSTFQVILLEHIIMCRLVTGHKATALQEISQVCQLCQQSPRLFTNHAAQLHTLLGLYCISVNCMDNAEAQFTAALRVSDLTTHQELWAFIVTNLASVYIREGNRHQELYSLLERINPDHNFPVSSHCLRAAAFYIRGLLSFFQGRYNEAKRFLRETLKMSNAEDLNRLTACSLVLLGHIFYVLGNHRESNNMVVPAMQLASKIPDMSVQLWSSALLKDLNKALGNTIDAHEAAQMHQNFSQQLLQDHIAACSLPEHNLISWTDGPPPGQFQAQNGPTSSLASLL
- the LOC112244757 gene encoding MAU2 chromatid cohesion factor homolog isoform X3, yielding MVVVIGKMASNVEAPESWYLALLGFAEHFRTSSPPKIRLCVHCLQAVFQFKPPQRVEARTHLQLGSVLYHHTKNSELARSHLEKAWFISQQIPQFEDVKFEAASLLSELYCQQVPNLVDSAKPLLRKAIQISQQTPYWHCRLLFQLAQLHTLEKDLVSACDLLGVGAEYARVVGSEYTRALFLLSKGMLLLMERKLGEVHPLLTLCGTIVENWQGNPIQKESLRVFFLVLQVTHYLDAGQVKSVKPCLKQLQQCIQTISTLHDDEILPSNPADLFHWLPKEHMCVLVYLVTVMHSMQAGYLEKAQKYTDKALMQLEKLKMLDSSPILSTFQVILLEHIIMCRLVTGHKATALQEISQVCQLCQQSPRLFTNHAAQLHTLLGLYCISVNCMDNAEAQFTAALRLTTHQELWAFIVTNLASVYIREGNRHQELYSLLERINPDHNFPVSSHCLRAAAFYIRGLLSFFQGRYNEAKRFLRETLKMSNAEDLNRLTACSLVLLGHIFYVLGNHRESNNMVVPAMQLASKIPDMSVQLWSSALLKDLNKALGNTIDAHEAAQMHQNFSQQLLQDHIAACSLPEHNLISWTDGPPPGQFQAQNGPTSSLASLL
- the LOC112244757 gene encoding MAU2 chromatid cohesion factor homolog isoform X2, whose product is MVVVIGKMASNVEAPESWYLALLGFAEHFRTSSPPKIRLCVHCLQAVFQFKPPQRVEARTHLQLGSVLYHHTKNSELARSHLEKAWFISQQIPQFEDVKFEAASLLSELYCQQNLVDSAKPLLRKAIQISQQTPYWHCRLLFQLAQLHTLEKDLVSACDLLGVGAEYARVVGSEYTRALFLLSKGMLLLMERKLGEVHPLLTLCGTIVENWQGNPIQKESLRVFFLVLQVTHYLDAGQVKSVKPCLKQLQQCIQTISTLHDDEILPSNPADLFHWLPKEHMCVLVYLVTVMHSMQAGYLEKAQKYTDKALMQLEKLKMLDSSPILSTFQVILLEHIIMCRLVTGHKATALQEISQVCQLCQQSPRLFTNHAAQLHTLLGLYCISVNCMDNAEAQFTAALRVSDLTTHQELWAFIVTNLASVYIREGNRHQELYSLLERINPDHNFPVSSHCLRAAAFYIRGLLSFFQGRYNEAKRFLRETLKMSNAEDLNRLTACSLVLLGHIFYVLGNHRESNNMVVPAMQLASKIPDMSVQLWSSALLKDLNKALGNTIDAHEAAQMHQNFSQQLLQDHIAACSLPEHNLISWTDGPPPGQFQAQNGPTSSLASLL
- the LOC112244757 gene encoding MAU2 chromatid cohesion factor homolog isoform X4, with translation MVVVIGKMASNVEAPESWYLALLGFAEHFRTSSPPKIRLCVHCLQAVFQFKPPQRVEARTHLQLGSVLYHHTKNSELARSHLEKAWFISQQIPQFEDVKFEAASLLSELYCQQNLVDSAKPLLRKAIQISQQTPYWHCRLLFQLAQLHTLEKDLVSACDLLGVGAEYARVVGSEYTRALFLLSKGMLLLMERKLGEVHPLLTLCGTIVENWQGNPIQKESLRVFFLVLQVTHYLDAGQVKSVKPCLKQLQQCIQTISTLHDDEILPSNPADLFHWLPKEHMCVLVYLVTVMHSMQAGYLEKAQKYTDKALMQLEKLKMLDSSPILSTFQVILLEHIIMCRLVTGHKATALQEISQVCQLCQQSPRLFTNHAAQLHTLLGLYCISVNCMDNAEAQFTAALRLTTHQELWAFIVTNLASVYIREGNRHQELYSLLERINPDHNFPVSSHCLRAAAFYIRGLLSFFQGRYNEAKRFLRETLKMSNAEDLNRLTACSLVLLGHIFYVLGNHRESNNMVVPAMQLASKIPDMSVQLWSSALLKDLNKALGNTIDAHEAAQMHQNFSQQLLQDHIAACSLPEHNLISWTDGPPPGQFQAQNGPTSSLASLL
- the LOC112244757 gene encoding MAU2 chromatid cohesion factor homolog isoform X5, producing the protein MVVVIGKMASNVEAPESWYLALLGFAEHFRTSSPPKIRLCVHCLQAVFQFKPPQRVEARTHLQLGSVLYHHTKNSELARSHLEKANLVDSAKPLLRKAIQISQQTPYWHCRLLFQLAQLHTLEKDLVSACDLLGVGAEYARVVGSEYTRALFLLSKGMLLLMERKLGEVHPLLTLCGTIVENWQGNPIQKESLRVFFLVLQVTHYLDAGQVKSVKPCLKQLQQCIQTISTLHDDEILPSNPADLFHWLPKEHMCVLVYLVTVMHSMQAGYLEKAQKYTDKALMQLEKLKMLDSSPILSTFQVILLEHIIMCRLVTGHKATALQEISQVCQLCQQSPRLFTNHAAQLHTLLGLYCISVNCMDNAEAQFTAALRVSDLTTHQELWAFIVTNLASVYIREGNRHQELYSLLERINPDHNFPVSSHCLRAAAFYIRGLLSFFQGRYNEAKRFLRETLKMSNAEDLNRLTACSLVLLGHIFYVLGNHRESNNMVVPAMQLASKIPDMSVQLWSSALLKDLNKALGNTIDAHEAAQMHQNFSQQLLQDHIAACSLPEHNLISWTDGPPPGQFQAQNGPTSSLASLL